The proteins below come from a single Ailuropoda melanoleuca isolate Jingjing chromosome 1, ASM200744v2, whole genome shotgun sequence genomic window:
- the GART gene encoding trifunctional purine biosynthetic protein adenosine-3 isoform X1 — translation MAARVLVIGSGGREHTLAWKLAQSNHVKHVLVAPGNAGTACLEKISNTAISINDHTALAQFCKDEKIEFVVVGPEAPLAAGIVGNLTSAGVQCFGPTAEAAQLESSKRFAKEFMDRHGIPTARWRAFTKPEEACSFIMSSDFPALVVKASGLAAGKGVIVAKSTEEACRAVQEIMQDKAYGAAGETIVIEELLEGEEVSCLCFTDGRTVAPMPPAQDHKRLLEGDHGPNTGGMGAYCPAPQVSKDLLLKIKNTILQRTVDGMQQEGMPYTGVLYAGIMLTKDGPKVLEFNCRFGDPECQVILPLLKSDLYEVIQSTLDGLLCTSLPVWLENRTAITVVMASKGYPGNYTKGVEITGFPEAQALGLEVFHAGTVLKDGKVVTNGGRVLTVTAIRENLTVALEEAKKGLAAIKFEGAIYRKDIGYRAIAFLQQPRGLTYKESGVDIAAGNMLVKKIKPLAKATSRPGCDVDLGGFAGLFDLKAAGFKDPLLASGTDGVGTKLKIAQQCNKHDTIGQDLVAMCVNDILAQGAEPLFFLDYFSCGKLDLNTTEAVVAGIARACGKAGCALLGGETAEMPDMYPPGEYDLAGFAVGAMERDQKLPHLERITEGDVVIGIASSGLHSNGFSLVRKIVAKSSLQYSSPAPEGCGDQTLGDLLLTPTRIYSHSLLPVLRSGHVKAFAHITGGGLLENIPRVLPQKFGVDLDAQTWRVPRIFSWLQQEGHLSEEEMARTFNCGIGAALVVSKDLTEQILRDIKQHKEEAWVIGKVVACPEGSPRVKVKNLIETMQINRSVLENGTLKNHFSVQPKKARVAVLISGTGSNLQALIDSTREPSSCAHIVVVISNKAAVAGLDKAERAGIPTRVINHKLYKSRVEFDTAIDQVLEEYSTEIVCLAGFMRILSGPFVRKWDGKMLNIHPSLLPSFKGSNAHEQALEAGVTVTGCTVHFVAEDVDAGQIILQESVPVKRGDTVATLSERVKLAEHRIFPAALQLVASGAVQLGQDGKIRWVTEE, via the exons ATGGCAGCCCGAGTACTTGTAATTGGCAGTGGAGGAAGGGAACACACACTGGCCTGGAAACTTGCACAGTCTAATCATGTCAAACATGTGTTGGTTGCTCCAGGAAATGCAGGCACTGCCTGCTTGGAAAAGATTTCAAATACTG CCATCTCGATCAATGACCACACTGCCCTTGCTCAATTCtgcaaagatgagaaaattgaattcGTAGTTGTTGGACCAGAGGCACCTCTGGCTGCTG GAATTGTTGGGAACCTGACATCTGCAGGAGTGCAATGCTTTGGTCCCACTGCAGAAGCAGCTCAGTTAGAGTCCAGCAAGAGATTCGCCAAAGAGTTTATGGACCGACATGGAATCCCAACTGCACGGTGGAGAGCTTTCACCAAACCTGAAGAAGCCTGCAGCTTTATAATGAG TTCAGACTTCCCTGCTTTGGTTGTGAAGGCCAGTGGTCTTGCGGCTGGAAAAGGGGTGATTGTTGCCAAGAGCACAGAAGAGGCCTGCAGGGCTGTACAGGAGATCATGCAG gATAAAGCTTATGGAGCAGCTGGAGAAACAATTGTCATTGAAGAACTTCTTGAAGGAGAAGAGGTGTCT tGTCTGTGCTTCACTGATGGAAGGACGGTGGCTCCTATGCCCCCAGCACAAGACCATAAGCGACTGCTGGAGGGAGATCACGGCCCCAACACAGGGGGAATGGGAGCCTATTGTCCAGCACCTCAG GTTTCTAAGGATTtgttactgaaaataaaaaataccattctTCAAAGGACAGTGGATGGCATGCAGCAGGAGGGAATGCCGTACACAG GTGTTCTCTATGCTGGTATAATGCTGACCAAGGATGGCCCAAAAGTTCTGGAGTTTAACTGCCGTTTCGGTGATCCAGAGTGCCAA GTGATCCTCCCACTTCTTAAAAGTGATCTTTATGAAGTGATTCAGTCTACCTTGGATGGCCTGCTCTGCACATCTCTGCCTGTTTGGCTTGAAAACCGCACTGCCATAACTGTTGTGATGGCAAGTAAAGGCTATCCAGGAAATTATACCAAGGGTGTGGAGATAACAG GGTTTCCTGAGGCTCAGGCTTTAGGACTGGAGGTGTTCCACGCAGGCACTGTGCTGAAAGATGGCAAAGTGGTGACTAATGGGGGTAGAGTCCTTACAGTAACAGCCATCCGGGAAAATCTTACCGTGGCCCTTGAAGAAGCCAAGAAAGGACTAGCTGCTATAAAATTTGAGGGAGCCATTTATAGGAAGGACATTGGCTATCGTGCCATAGCTTTTCTCCAGCAGCCCAG GGGCCTGACTTATAAGGAATCTGGGGTAGACATTGCAGCTGGAAATATGCTGGTCAAGAAAATTAAACCTTTAGCAAAAGCTACCTCCAGACCAG GCTGCGATGTTGATCTTGGAGGTTTTGCTGGTCTTTTTGATTTGAAAGCAGCTGGTTTCAAAGATCCTCTTCTGGCAAGTGGAACAGATGGTGTTGGAACTAAACTGAAG ATTGCCCAGCAGTGTAATAAACATGATACCATTGGTCAAGATTTGGTTGCAATGTGTGTCAATGACATTCTGGCCCAAGGGGCAGAGCCCCTTTTCTTCCTCGATTACTTTTCCTGTGGAAAACTTGACCTGAATACAACTGAAGCTGTTGTCGCTGGAATCGCCAGAGCTTGTGGAAAAGCTGGATGTGCTCTCCTTG GAGGTGAAACTGCAGAGATGCCGGACATGTATCCTCCGGGAGAATATGACCTAGCCGGTTTTGCTGTTGGTGCCATGGAGCGGGATCAGAAACTCCCTCACCTGGAAAGAATCACTGAAGGGGATGTTGTTATTGGAATAGCTTCATCTGGTCTTCACAGCAATGGATTTAGCCTTGTAAGGAAAATTGTAGCAAAATCTTCTCTCCAGTACTCGTCTCCAGCACCTGAAGGCTGTGGTGACCAGACCTTAG GGGACTTACTTCTCACTCCTACCAGAATTTACAGCCATTCACTGCTACCTGTGCTACGTTCAGGACATGTCAAGGCCTTTGCCCATATTACTGGTGGAGGATTGCTAGAAAACATTCCCAGAGTCCTTCCTCAGAAGTTTGGGGTGGATTTAG ATGCCCAGACCTGGAGGGTCCCCAGGATCTTCTCGTGGTTACAGCAGGAAGGACACCTCTCTGAGGAAGAGATGGCCAGAACATTTAACTGTGGAATTGGGGCTGCCCTCGTGGTATCAAAAGATCTGACAGAGCAGATTCTGAGGGATATTAAACAGCACAAGGAAGAAGCCTGGGTGATTGGCAAGGTGGTTGCATGTCCTGAAG GTTCTCCTCGTGTGAAAGTCAAGAATCTGATAGAAACCATGCAAATAAATAGATCAGTATTGGAGAATGGCACCCTGAAAAATCATTTCTCTGTCCAACCAAAAAAGGCAAGAGTGGCTGTCTTAATATCTGGAACAG gatCAAACCTACAAGCTCTCATAGACAGTACTAGGGAGCCGAGTAGCTGTGCACACATTGTTGTTGTTATCTCCAACAAAGCCGCAGTGGCTGGCTTAGATAAAGCGGAAAGAGCTGGAATTCCCACCAGA GTAATTaatcataaattatataaaagtcGTGTAGAATTTGACACTGCCATTGACCAAGTCCTTGAAGAGTACTCCACAGAGATAGTCTGTCTTGCAGGATTCATGAGAATTTTATCTGGCCCCTTTGTCAGGAAATGGGATG GGAAGATGCTCAATATCCACCCATCCTTGCTCCCTTCTTTTAAGGGTTCAAATGCCCACGAGCAAGCCCTAGAAGCTGGGGTCACAGTCACTGGGTGTACTGTGCACTTTGTAGCT GAAGATGTAGATGCTGGACAAATTATTTTACAAGAATCTGTTCCAGTGAAGAGAGGTGACACTGTTGCAACTCTGTCTGAAAGAGTGAAATTAGCAGAGCACAGAATATTTCCCGCAGCCCTCCAGCTGGTAGCCAGTGGAGCTGTACAACTTGGACAAGATGGCAAGATTCGTTGGGTCACAGAGGAGTAA
- the GART gene encoding trifunctional purine biosynthetic protein adenosine-3 isoform X2, with protein MQDKAYGAAGETIVIEELLEGEEVSCLCFTDGRTVAPMPPAQDHKRLLEGDHGPNTGGMGAYCPAPQVSKDLLLKIKNTILQRTVDGMQQEGMPYTGVLYAGIMLTKDGPKVLEFNCRFGDPECQVILPLLKSDLYEVIQSTLDGLLCTSLPVWLENRTAITVVMASKGYPGNYTKGVEITGFPEAQALGLEVFHAGTVLKDGKVVTNGGRVLTVTAIRENLTVALEEAKKGLAAIKFEGAIYRKDIGYRAIAFLQQPRGLTYKESGVDIAAGNMLVKKIKPLAKATSRPGCDVDLGGFAGLFDLKAAGFKDPLLASGTDGVGTKLKIAQQCNKHDTIGQDLVAMCVNDILAQGAEPLFFLDYFSCGKLDLNTTEAVVAGIARACGKAGCALLGGETAEMPDMYPPGEYDLAGFAVGAMERDQKLPHLERITEGDVVIGIASSGLHSNGFSLVRKIVAKSSLQYSSPAPEGCGDQTLGDLLLTPTRIYSHSLLPVLRSGHVKAFAHITGGGLLENIPRVLPQKFGVDLDAQTWRVPRIFSWLQQEGHLSEEEMARTFNCGIGAALVVSKDLTEQILRDIKQHKEEAWVIGKVVACPEGSPRVKVKNLIETMQINRSVLENGTLKNHFSVQPKKARVAVLISGTGSNLQALIDSTREPSSCAHIVVVISNKAAVAGLDKAERAGIPTRVINHKLYKSRVEFDTAIDQVLEEYSTEIVCLAGFMRILSGPFVRKWDGKMLNIHPSLLPSFKGSNAHEQALEAGVTVTGCTVHFVAEDVDAGQIILQESVPVKRGDTVATLSERVKLAEHRIFPAALQLVASGAVQLGQDGKIRWVTEE; from the exons ATGCAG gATAAAGCTTATGGAGCAGCTGGAGAAACAATTGTCATTGAAGAACTTCTTGAAGGAGAAGAGGTGTCT tGTCTGTGCTTCACTGATGGAAGGACGGTGGCTCCTATGCCCCCAGCACAAGACCATAAGCGACTGCTGGAGGGAGATCACGGCCCCAACACAGGGGGAATGGGAGCCTATTGTCCAGCACCTCAG GTTTCTAAGGATTtgttactgaaaataaaaaataccattctTCAAAGGACAGTGGATGGCATGCAGCAGGAGGGAATGCCGTACACAG GTGTTCTCTATGCTGGTATAATGCTGACCAAGGATGGCCCAAAAGTTCTGGAGTTTAACTGCCGTTTCGGTGATCCAGAGTGCCAA GTGATCCTCCCACTTCTTAAAAGTGATCTTTATGAAGTGATTCAGTCTACCTTGGATGGCCTGCTCTGCACATCTCTGCCTGTTTGGCTTGAAAACCGCACTGCCATAACTGTTGTGATGGCAAGTAAAGGCTATCCAGGAAATTATACCAAGGGTGTGGAGATAACAG GGTTTCCTGAGGCTCAGGCTTTAGGACTGGAGGTGTTCCACGCAGGCACTGTGCTGAAAGATGGCAAAGTGGTGACTAATGGGGGTAGAGTCCTTACAGTAACAGCCATCCGGGAAAATCTTACCGTGGCCCTTGAAGAAGCCAAGAAAGGACTAGCTGCTATAAAATTTGAGGGAGCCATTTATAGGAAGGACATTGGCTATCGTGCCATAGCTTTTCTCCAGCAGCCCAG GGGCCTGACTTATAAGGAATCTGGGGTAGACATTGCAGCTGGAAATATGCTGGTCAAGAAAATTAAACCTTTAGCAAAAGCTACCTCCAGACCAG GCTGCGATGTTGATCTTGGAGGTTTTGCTGGTCTTTTTGATTTGAAAGCAGCTGGTTTCAAAGATCCTCTTCTGGCAAGTGGAACAGATGGTGTTGGAACTAAACTGAAG ATTGCCCAGCAGTGTAATAAACATGATACCATTGGTCAAGATTTGGTTGCAATGTGTGTCAATGACATTCTGGCCCAAGGGGCAGAGCCCCTTTTCTTCCTCGATTACTTTTCCTGTGGAAAACTTGACCTGAATACAACTGAAGCTGTTGTCGCTGGAATCGCCAGAGCTTGTGGAAAAGCTGGATGTGCTCTCCTTG GAGGTGAAACTGCAGAGATGCCGGACATGTATCCTCCGGGAGAATATGACCTAGCCGGTTTTGCTGTTGGTGCCATGGAGCGGGATCAGAAACTCCCTCACCTGGAAAGAATCACTGAAGGGGATGTTGTTATTGGAATAGCTTCATCTGGTCTTCACAGCAATGGATTTAGCCTTGTAAGGAAAATTGTAGCAAAATCTTCTCTCCAGTACTCGTCTCCAGCACCTGAAGGCTGTGGTGACCAGACCTTAG GGGACTTACTTCTCACTCCTACCAGAATTTACAGCCATTCACTGCTACCTGTGCTACGTTCAGGACATGTCAAGGCCTTTGCCCATATTACTGGTGGAGGATTGCTAGAAAACATTCCCAGAGTCCTTCCTCAGAAGTTTGGGGTGGATTTAG ATGCCCAGACCTGGAGGGTCCCCAGGATCTTCTCGTGGTTACAGCAGGAAGGACACCTCTCTGAGGAAGAGATGGCCAGAACATTTAACTGTGGAATTGGGGCTGCCCTCGTGGTATCAAAAGATCTGACAGAGCAGATTCTGAGGGATATTAAACAGCACAAGGAAGAAGCCTGGGTGATTGGCAAGGTGGTTGCATGTCCTGAAG GTTCTCCTCGTGTGAAAGTCAAGAATCTGATAGAAACCATGCAAATAAATAGATCAGTATTGGAGAATGGCACCCTGAAAAATCATTTCTCTGTCCAACCAAAAAAGGCAAGAGTGGCTGTCTTAATATCTGGAACAG gatCAAACCTACAAGCTCTCATAGACAGTACTAGGGAGCCGAGTAGCTGTGCACACATTGTTGTTGTTATCTCCAACAAAGCCGCAGTGGCTGGCTTAGATAAAGCGGAAAGAGCTGGAATTCCCACCAGA GTAATTaatcataaattatataaaagtcGTGTAGAATTTGACACTGCCATTGACCAAGTCCTTGAAGAGTACTCCACAGAGATAGTCTGTCTTGCAGGATTCATGAGAATTTTATCTGGCCCCTTTGTCAGGAAATGGGATG GGAAGATGCTCAATATCCACCCATCCTTGCTCCCTTCTTTTAAGGGTTCAAATGCCCACGAGCAAGCCCTAGAAGCTGGGGTCACAGTCACTGGGTGTACTGTGCACTTTGTAGCT GAAGATGTAGATGCTGGACAAATTATTTTACAAGAATCTGTTCCAGTGAAGAGAGGTGACACTGTTGCAACTCTGTCTGAAAGAGTGAAATTAGCAGAGCACAGAATATTTCCCGCAGCCCTCCAGCTGGTAGCCAGTGGAGCTGTACAACTTGGACAAGATGGCAAGATTCGTTGGGTCACAGAGGAGTAA